A portion of the Ricinus communis isolate WT05 ecotype wild-type chromosome 10, ASM1957865v1, whole genome shotgun sequence genome contains these proteins:
- the LOC107261371 gene encoding uncharacterized mitochondrial protein AtMg00810-like: MFTSSSERLVREFKVSMQSKFEMSDLGQIKYFLGVEVSQGDQGVFICQRKYTNELLDKFGMLDSNPVRNPIVPGTKLSIEGDGVLVDETQYKQLMRPDIMFVVCILSRYMAKPTRLHMMSAKRVLRYIKGTAEFGM; the protein is encoded by the coding sequence ATGTTTACAAGTAGCAGTGAAAGGCTTGTGAGAGAATTTAAGGTATCTATGCAATCCAAGTTTGAAATGTCTGACTTAGGCcaaataaagtattttttgGGTGTAGAAGTCAGTCAAGGTGATCAAGGAGTTTTCATATGTCAGAGGAAGTACACGAATGAGCTCCTTGATAAATTTGGAATGCTAGACAGTAACCCGGTGAGAAATCCTATTGTGCCAGGGACAAAGCTGAGTATTGAGGGAGATGGTGTGCTTGTGGATGAAACTCAATACAAACAGTTGATGCGACCGGACATCATGTTTGTGGTGTGTATCTTGAGCAGGTATATGGCAAAACCTACAAGGCTACACATGATGTCTGCAAAACGTGTGCTAAGGTATATAAAGGGGACCGCGGAGTTTGGCATGTAG